Genomic window (Kineococcus rhizosphaerae):
TTTCTCCCTCACCCCCGAGGTGGCCGCTCTCGACACCGGCGAGAGCTTCTTCATCGACGTCTCCGCCGAACGGCTGGACCTGCTCGACGCCGACGTCCTCGTCGTCCTCACCGACGACTCCACCCGCACCGGCGTCGAGCAGGACCCCGTCCTGCAGCGGCTGCCCGTCGTCCAGCGCGGCGGTCTCGTGCTGCCCGACCTCGACGTGCGCGGAGCGATGACCTACAACAGCGTCCTGTCGGTGCCCTACGGCGTCTCGCGGCTCGTCCCCGACCTGTCGGCGGCGCTGGCCTGAGCCCGCTCACCCGCCTGTTCGCGTCGTACGTCGCGCAGAGCTCTGCGCGGCAGCACGTACCAGAACACGCCGACGAGGACGGCGACCGCGGCGCCCGCCGCCCAGCCGGCGCCGCGGCCGGCCATGACGTCGGCGACGAGCAGGACTCCCCCGGAGACGACGAGCCCCAGCGTGGTCAGACCCGCCTTGGCGAAGCGGGAACCGGCCGTCACCAGGCGCGCCTTGGACCGCTGCT
Coding sequences:
- a CDS encoding DUF6328 family protein, with the protein product MTASHGPEDDPYSGLRNETPTERLDRNWVELLQELRVVQTGVQLLTGFLFTVPFQARFDTLDRYQRTVYVVVLLLAVTAVVLFIAPVGYHRALFQQRSKARLVTAGSRFAKAGLTTLGLVVSGGVLLVADVMAGRGAGWAAGAAVAVLVGVFWYVLPRRALRDVRREQAGERAQASAADRSGTSRETP